The following coding sequences are from one Brienomyrus brachyistius isolate T26 chromosome 15, BBRACH_0.4, whole genome shotgun sequence window:
- the angptl3 gene encoding angiopoietin-related protein 3, whose translation MKLVCLLVFFALLSMEAMPGETRPAAESKSRFAMLDDVQLLATGLLQLGQSLKEFVQKTKGQINDIFQKLSIFDRSFSQLSDVTNIIKEEEEELKKTTTFLKANNEEIKNLSLEINTKVDNILQERSQLQTKVGGLEEKLTGLSKNIIPPDQMVEITALKEIIETQEKNIQNLLKAVKEQHDQLDYQSRKIKNLEEKLSTDVLQETLEKQNSRIPEDLSEYLTNSSTNTSFHTMDLPADCKEVFNRGERNSGVYSIQPNQSEPFNVYCDIAADGGVTVIQRRQDGSVDFDQTWEKYENGFGDLKGEFWLGLEKIYTISRQGESILLVQLEDWKGDRHSMEYQFTLEGPSSQYTIHLQHAAGDSLGAMTNQTSVRFSTKDRNNANSEINCSQQLTGGWWFNPCGDANLNGKYIRMRPKSQKERKSGIHWKPDHENSCFLKTTKLSVRHMPH comes from the exons ATGAAGCTGGTGTGTCTCCTAGTTTTCTTCGCCCTCCTCAGCATGGAAGCCATGCCAGGCGAGACACGACCCGCAGCGGAGAGCAAATCCCGATTTGCCATGCTCGACGACGTCCAACTGCTGGCCACGGGTTTGCTCCAGCTGGGCCAAAGTCTCAAGGAATTTGTGCAAAAGACCAAGGGCCAGATCAACGACATCTTTCAGAAGCTCAGCATCTTCGACCGCTCGTTCAGCCAGCTCTCCGATGTCACCAACATTatcaaggaggaggaggaggagctgaagAAGACCACAACCTTCCTCAAAGCCAACAATGAGGAGATTAAGAATCTCTCGCTGGAGATCAACACCAAGGTGGACAACATCTTGCAGGAACGTAGCCAGCTCCAGACAAAGGTAGGGGGGCTGGAGGAGAAGCTGACAGGTCTCTCCAAAAATATAATCCCCCCAGACCAAATGGTGGAGATCACAGCCCTGAAG GAAATAATTGAGACCCAGGAGAAGAACATCCAGAATCTGCTAAAGGCAGTCAAAGAGCAACATGATCAGCTTGACTATCAAAGCCGGAAGATCAAAAACCTGGAAGAAAAG CTTAGTACGGATGTTCTCCAAGAAACACTGGAAAAACAAAATTCTAGAATACCAGAGGATCTCTCAGAATACCTCACAAACAGCTCAACCAATACCAGCTTTCACACGATGG ACCTTCCGGCAGACTGTAAGGAGGTCTTCAACAGAGGAGAGAGGAACAGTGGGGTGTATTCCATACAGCCCAATCAATCAGAGCCATTCAATGTGTACTGCGACATCGCTGCCG ACGGAGGGGTCACTGTCATACAGCGCAGACAGGATGGGTCGGTGGATTTCGATCAGACTTGGGAGAAGTATGAAAATGGCTTCGGAGATCTCAAGG GTGAGTTCTGGTTGGGCCTGGAGAAGATCTACACCATTTCCAGACAGGGGGAGTCGATTCTCCTAGTCCAACTGGAAGACTGGAAAGGGGACAGGCACTCCATGGAGTACCAGTTCACCTTGGAGGGCCCCTCTTCGCAGTACACCATCCACTTGCAGCACGCGGCCGGCGATTCTTTGGGTGCCATGACCAACCAAACCAGCGTGAGGTTCTCCACAAAAGATCGCAACAATGCCAACTCAGAAATCAACTGCTCGCAACAACTCACAG GGGGCTGGTGGTTCAACCCATGTGGAGACGCCAACCTGAATGGGAAGTACATACGGATGAGACCAAAGAGCCAGAAAGAGAGGAAGAGTGGCATCCACTGGAAACCCGACCATGAGAACTCCTGCTTCCTGAAGACCACCAAACTGTCCGTCCGGCATATGCCGCACTGA